Below is a window of Candidozyma auris chromosome 3, complete sequence DNA.
TATTTTAGATTGATAATTGGCCCAAGGCAACTATGCAtaatgctttcaaaaagtcTGACGCTTAAATGCTTTGGCGTTCCCCAATCTGACTTCCTCAAAGTCGTTGAGTCTGAACTGTACGTACTTAATGGGTCAATGTACATTAAATGGGCCATATTTCTAGTTTCAAATACAAATATCCTATGATCTAGCTGTGAGTTCTCATCTCTTATTTCGAATAGTGATCATTCTAAAGTACAACATACGCATTTCATTTCCAACTTTATAGCTTGATAATCTAGCTTTTTGCGGCCGTTATCGCGCATCTTATTTTCCACACAAAGATCCCTCTACGGTCCCTAGGAATACCTTTTTAGTTTTTACTAACGATGAATCTTGAAAATTAGAAACTTCCCAGTCCAGAAAAAAGTTCTagctgttgttgaagttgatgtttgatttcttctgaCCCCAATCATCTATGATAATATCTTCGATTCTTGCACCATCAAACCTAATAAGCAAGATAAAGTATGGACTAATCAACTAGCTAAGGCATGTAACTAATATGAGCATTTACTCTAGGTGAACGGTTGCGCCAATTATGGGTTATATggtttccttgttttcaCGTGATTAATCACGTGCGATGCACACTACAAAGCGATGAGCATCCCATAGTATTTTCCAAGTCGAAGAGACTGGTCAATTTCCTGTTACTGATGGCTCgaacaaaaagaacaaaaaaaggtgcCGTTTCCAAAGGTCCGGAGAAGAAGGCCGTCAAAGATGATCTTATGTTGACCATCGAGAGTGGCTCCGAAGATGAGACCCTCGTGCCTGAAGAACCTGAGtccgaggaagaaaagcCTAAAGAgaatgaggaagaagatgatatAAATCCTGAGTTCAAATTTTCTCTAGACGGATTCGAGACGACAAATACTGCTGATGGATGGGATTTCAGAGTCGCTGAGGAGAATACCgaaaccaaaagaaaggaTGTCAACTTGGACGATATTTTGAGGAGCAAAGGTGGTCTTACAGGGCTTGTAGGAACAGAAGGAAACGAGAAGgacaaagaaaaggaaaacAACAAGAGCGATAACGAGAGTGAGACCGAGAGTGACAACGAGAGTGACAACGAGAGcgctgatgaagaagaggacgagAACGAGGCCAATAACTCTGACGATGACGAATTGGCTATGGATGGATTTGGGATGAATGTGAAGGAGAGTGAGGAcgagaatgaagaagaggaagaagttCAGGAAGATGAGGACAAGGAAGACGAAGACAATGCAAGTGACTCCGAGTCcaatgaggatgaagattcAGAGGAGGCAATCGCCAATTTCTACGAAAAGGCGGAGGAGTCGCAAAAACACACCTCTTTCCAGACCCTTGACCTCTCACGTCCCGTACTCAAAGGTTTGGCAAATCTTGGCTACGTGAAGCCTTCTCCTATCCAGTCTGCCTCCATACCCATTGCCTTAATGGGCAAAGATATAGTGGCCGGTGCCGTGACTGGTTCTGGTAAAACTGCAGCATACATGATCCCAGTGATCGAGCGTCTTCTTTACAAGCCCACCAAAGTGCCCCTGACAAGAGTGGTGGTGTTGACACCCACAAGAGAATTGGCCATACAGGTATGTGATGTGGGTAAAAAGATTGGCCGtttcatcaacaatttATCCCTAGGATTGGCTGTTGGTGGTTTGAACTTGCGCcagcaggagcagcagTTGAAACTGAGACCTGATATTGTGGTGGCAACACCTGGTCGTCTTATTGACCATATCAGAAACTCGGCGTCTTTCTCGCTAGATGCTTTGGAAATCTTGATCATGGATGAGGCCGACAGAATGCTCGAAGAGGGTTTTCAGGCAGAGTTGACGGAAATCTTGACGCTCATTCCAAAGCACCAGAGACAGACCATGTTGTTCTCTGCTACGATGAACACGAAAATCCAGGACTTGATCCAGTTGTCGTTGAACAAACCAGTGAGAATCATGATCGATCCTCCCAAATCGGCAGCGTCGAAATTGGTGCAAGAGTTTGTTCGTATTAGAAAGAAAGACGAAATGAAGCCTGCCCTTTTGTTCCATCTTCTTAAGATCTTGGACCCAGCACA
It encodes the following:
- the DRS1 gene encoding putative ATP-dependent RNA helicase; the encoded protein is MARTKRTKKGAVSKGPEKKAVKDDLMLTIESGSEDETLVPEEPESEEEKPKENEEEDDINPEFKFSLDGFETTNTADGWDFRVAEENTETKRKDVNLDDILRSKGGLTGLVGTEGNEKDKEKENNKSDNESETESDNESDNESADEEEDENEANNSDDDELAMDGFGMNVKESEDENEEEEEVQEDEDKEDEDNASDSESNEDEDSEEAIANFYEKAEESQKHTSFQTLDLSRPVLKGLANLGYVKPSPIQSASIPIALMGKDIVAGAVTGSGKTAAYMIPVIERLLYKPTKVPSTRVVVLTPTRELAIQVCDVGKKIGRFINNLSLGLAVGGLNLRQQEQQLKSRPDIVVATPGRLIDHIRNSASFSLDALEILIMDEADRMLEEGFQAELTEILTLIPKHQRQTMLFSATMNTKIQDLIQLSLNKPVRIMIDPPKSAASKLVQEFVRIRKKDEMKPALLFHLLKILDPAQQNRTVVFVSRKETAHRLRIILGLLGMKVSELHGSLSQEQRLNNVSDFKSLAVPVLICTDLAARGLDIPKIEMVVNYDMPKTHEIYLHRVGRTARAGREGRSITFVGEAAADRNIVKAAIKSLEEDKKSGKAVSRNVEWEEVEKINKIVEDKKEVVEEVLVEEKSQKELLTAEMELTKADNLIKHGKEIQSRPKRTWFETEAEKKKHQSEAMQQLTKNKHHLNAKKRKQKEGRSEGPSWKKTKAVRMATQGKPRNANGSKKGKKGKK